The following are encoded in a window of Ruficoccus amylovorans genomic DNA:
- a CDS encoding glycoside hydrolase family 32 protein, whose translation MKILPAFLGLTLSIIQSPGAQDHALDDFEGSDYGSWEIEGEAFAPGPQAPTKLYLNRSGNKLAMSRLEFSGDSATGTLTSPEFTIDRRWLHFLIGGGNHPDETCVELIVDGQVVRTAAGPSQKSLEPVAWDLKNLQGKTARLRLADRKTGRWGHIAADNFVLSNDDSELTTFALPADDKSDIVIADFEQPDYHPWSASGKAFSAGPYTPAASDSISGYEGKSLAKSQPADGSNETGSLLSPPFIISRPYLNFLIGGGDQAFRTALSLWIDGRIVRTSSGTGNDSLEWKTWDVSEFEGQTAALGIHDLTTGEEPVNYVLVDSISLSNTPKANHDSPSGSVEAAITQVRQDALNAIRRNQALAASDPYRPTYHYAPPSQRMNDPNGPAWSDGYHHLFYQHMVFVGHGSATNVHWGHARSRDLVNWETLPLAIRPLYENGELSVFSGNMAQDKHGQPAQFTTMVPYLPDIPRRIWIARPEDEDWITWTTTPASPQGLVPQGDLTRNIKDAFPFSAGDRRFLVLTDRTIPVYEAVNDDLTEWEYRGNIDEDSAECPNFFEVDGHWLYLASPHSPVRYRIGDFDPDSASFTPRSEGYLNHDTRFYASTLYKDDQGQTILLGVTRGQKKDRGWTGALAMPRVLSIGEDLKPRMSPPASLEKLRHSPFSLHTPVTLNDEVEVIEGLRGDTVEIMARFRAGDADSFGLQVRRSDDGSRFIPVMWKDGRIIVQRELEEYPCEYEIDPDTREVTFRIFLDKGILDACTDDGRVFESRIHYAPLEDLDIAVFAAGGSATLLSLDAWQMSPATIDHSLLLDSDQSE comes from the coding sequence ATGAAAATACTACCTGCTTTTCTTGGCCTCACCCTGAGTATCATCCAGTCACCCGGAGCACAGGACCACGCTCTCGATGATTTCGAGGGCAGCGACTACGGCAGTTGGGAGATCGAGGGAGAAGCCTTTGCGCCCGGCCCCCAGGCACCGACCAAACTATACCTCAACCGCTCCGGAAACAAACTGGCCATGTCCCGGCTTGAGTTCAGCGGAGACAGCGCTACGGGCACGCTCACGTCACCGGAATTTACTATCGATCGCCGCTGGCTGCACTTCCTCATCGGAGGCGGGAATCATCCCGACGAGACCTGTGTCGAGTTGATCGTGGACGGTCAGGTCGTACGCACCGCCGCAGGCCCCAGTCAAAAATCCCTGGAGCCCGTGGCGTGGGACTTGAAAAACCTTCAGGGGAAAACCGCCCGCCTACGGCTCGCGGACCGGAAAACCGGACGCTGGGGGCACATCGCGGCGGACAACTTTGTCCTCAGCAATGACGACAGCGAGCTCACGACATTCGCGCTCCCGGCAGATGACAAGAGCGACATCGTCATTGCCGACTTCGAGCAACCGGATTACCACCCCTGGTCCGCCTCCGGCAAGGCATTCTCCGCCGGTCCCTACACTCCCGCTGCCAGCGACAGCATCTCCGGCTACGAAGGCAAATCCCTCGCCAAGTCCCAGCCCGCCGACGGCAGCAACGAGACCGGCTCCCTCCTGTCCCCTCCCTTTATCATTTCCCGGCCCTACCTCAACTTCCTTATCGGCGGCGGAGACCAAGCCTTCCGCACCGCTCTCTCGCTCTGGATCGACGGACGCATCGTCCGCACCTCGTCGGGCACGGGCAATGATTCGCTGGAATGGAAGACCTGGGATGTGAGCGAATTTGAAGGGCAAACAGCAGCCCTCGGCATCCATGATCTCACCACCGGGGAAGAGCCCGTCAACTACGTGCTGGTCGATAGTATCTCGCTCAGCAACACCCCAAAGGCAAACCACGACAGCCCATCAGGCTCGGTCGAGGCCGCCATTACCCAGGTCCGCCAAGACGCCCTCAATGCGATCCGCCGTAATCAGGCGCTGGCGGCATCCGACCCCTACCGCCCGACCTACCACTACGCGCCCCCGTCCCAGCGCATGAACGACCCCAACGGCCCCGCCTGGTCGGACGGCTACCACCATCTGTTTTACCAGCACATGGTGTTCGTCGGGCATGGCTCGGCCACCAACGTCCACTGGGGCCATGCCCGCAGCAGGGACCTCGTCAACTGGGAAACTTTGCCGCTGGCGATTCGCCCACTGTACGAGAACGGCGAGCTTAGCGTATTCTCCGGCAACATGGCTCAGGACAAGCATGGACAACCGGCCCAGTTCACAACGATGGTCCCCTATCTGCCCGACATCCCCCGACGCATCTGGATCGCCCGGCCCGAAGACGAAGACTGGATCACATGGACCACCACTCCCGCCTCTCCTCAAGGTCTCGTACCGCAGGGAGACCTTACCCGCAACATCAAGGACGCCTTTCCGTTCAGCGCCGGAGACCGCCGCTTCCTTGTCCTGACCGACCGCACCATCCCCGTCTATGAGGCCGTCAACGACGACCTGACCGAGTGGGAATACCGGGGCAATATCGACGAAGACAGTGCCGAGTGCCCGAACTTTTTCGAGGTAGACGGCCACTGGCTTTACCTGGCCTCCCCGCACTCGCCGGTGCGCTACCGGATCGGCGACTTCGATCCGGACAGTGCCAGCTTCACCCCCCGCTCGGAGGGCTATCTCAACCACGACACACGCTTTTACGCCTCGACGCTCTACAAAGACGACCAGGGGCAAACGATCCTGCTCGGCGTTACCCGGGGGCAGAAAAAAGACCGTGGCTGGACCGGCGCCCTTGCCATGCCCCGCGTGCTGTCCATCGGAGAGGATCTGAAGCCCCGCATGTCTCCGCCCGCCAGCCTGGAGAAGCTGCGGCACAGCCCGTTCTCGCTCCACACGCCGGTAACGCTGAACGACGAGGTGGAAGTCATCGAGGGACTGCGGGGAGACACCGTGGAAATCATGGCCAGATTCCGCGCGGGTGATGCCGACTCCTTCGGTCTCCAGGTCCGCCGCAGCGATGACGGCAGCCGCTTCATTCCGGTCATGTGGAAGGACGGACGGATCATTGTCCAGCGCGAACTGGAAGAATACCCCTGCGAATACGAGATCGATCCCGACACCCGGGAGGTCACCTTCCGCATCTTTCTCGACAAGGGTATCCTCGATGCCTGTACCGACGATGGCCGTGTATTCGAATCGCGGATACATTACGCTCCGCTGGAGGATCTCGATATCGCGGTCTTCGCCGCCGGGGGCAGCGCCACGCTCCTCTCGCTCGATGCCTGGCAGATGTCGCCCGCCACGATTGACCACTCCTTGCTTCTGGACAGTGACCAGTCCGAGTAA